One genomic window of Pagrus major chromosome 22, Pma_NU_1.0 includes the following:
- the LOC141018303 gene encoding uncharacterized protein isoform X2 → MEVEQAIVPVVPDAVFCCVLAPGNTLTARRTIFEAGDDLGRLLATVCNRWPKVYVLDFSRRRNIDLKLQDHLSDVYHSHTHTWGLKYYDIAADFPFGERDLWSRDGFYLSDNLGMPRLMS, encoded by the exons ATGGAGGTGGAGCAGGCAATTGTGCCTGTGGTCCCTGACGCtgttttttgctgtgttttggcTCCGGGCAACACCCTCACAGCTCGCAGGACCATCTTCGAGGCAGGGGACGACCTTGGCAGGCTTCTCGCCACTGTCTGCAATAGGTGGCCCAAG gTCTATGTTCTCGACTTTTCTCGACGTCGGAACATCGACCTGAAGCTGCAGGACCACCTTAGCGATGTTTATCATAGCCACACTCATACTTGGG GTTTGAAGTACTACGACATTGCAGCAGACTTCCCTTTTGGCGAGCGTGACCTATGGAGCAGAGATGGT ttCTACTTGAGTGACAATTTGGGGATGCCGAGACTCATGTCTTAG
- the LOC141018303 gene encoding uncharacterized protein isoform X1 translates to MEVEQAIVPVVPDAVFCCVLAPGNTLTARRTIFEAGDDLGRLLATVCNRWPKVYVLDFSRRRNIDLKLQDHLSDVYHSHTHTWGLKYYDIAADFPFGERDLWSRDGLQEPAPKAEVSPTPSAPIRHIRPRVVVTGEVKVSRPQDPFKWSLVGGNQKTTALHLQALSNHFLHFLLSRHCFGHIRGHLRHLHLHLHLLLLHLCWCGPPRLVHQFLTHKM, encoded by the exons ATGGAGGTGGAGCAGGCAATTGTGCCTGTGGTCCCTGACGCtgttttttgctgtgttttggcTCCGGGCAACACCCTCACAGCTCGCAGGACCATCTTCGAGGCAGGGGACGACCTTGGCAGGCTTCTCGCCACTGTCTGCAATAGGTGGCCCAAG gTCTATGTTCTCGACTTTTCTCGACGTCGGAACATCGACCTGAAGCTGCAGGACCACCTTAGCGATGTTTATCATAGCCACACTCATACTTGGG GTTTGAAGTACTACGACATTGCAGCAGACTTCCCTTTTGGCGAGCGTGACCTATGGAGCAGAGATGGT TTGCAGGAGCCTGCACCCAAGGCAGAGGTCTCCCCCACGCCATCAGCACCCATAAGACACATCAGGCCAAGAGTCGTAGTGACTGGGGAAGTCAAGGTGTCACGTCCACAAGACCCTTTCAAGTGGTCGCTTGTTGGAGGCAACCAAAAG ACTACAGCCCTGCATCTCCAAGCCCTTTCCAATCACTTCCTTCATTTCCTCTTAAGCCGTCACTGTTTTGGTCACATCCGTGGTCACCTTCGTCATCTACACCTTCATCTACATCTCCTCCTACTCCATCTCTGCTGGTGCGGACCCCCTCGCCTTGTCCATCAGTTTCTGACTCACAAGATGTGA